The Candidatus Polarisedimenticolia bacterium genomic interval AGGAGTTCCAGCGCCCCGGGTGCGTCTCTCCCAGCAGGTAGGGAAAGTAATTGGGATCGTGGTCCCGGTTCACCGTCGCCATTCCCTTGAAATAGATGAAGGGATCGGGAGCGAAGAAATAGAGGGCCCATACGACGAAGAAGGCCCCCACGAGCATCACGGCCGAAGGAATCAGCACCTGCCGGGGCCAGTCGATCGACGCGCTCACCTTCGGCGCGGCCGCGGGCGAGCGGTTTCCCTTGCGCTTGCCGCCACGAGCCGCCGCCTCCTGCTTGGCGGGCGGAGCTGCCTCGCGCCGCGGGAGCGCTGCGGCGACCAGGAGCACGGGGACCATCGGCACCAGGAGCACGGCGGAGAACTTGGCGCCGAGGGCCAGGCCCAGCGTCACTCCAGCCAGGGCGAGCCGGGCGCGCGACGGCGATTCGAGGTAGCCTCTCAGGACGAACAAGAACAGCGTCGCGAAGAAGGCAAGCCCTACGTCCGTGGTCACCAGCTGGGCATGCGCCGTGATCGTCGGGTCCAGCAGGTAGAGCGCGGTCGCGAGCAAAGCCCCCCAAATCCCCCAGAGCCGCCGCGACCATAACGCGATCAGCACCCCCAGCCCCAGCGACAGGAGGACCGCCGGTACCCTTCCCCAGAAGAGAATCCGATCGGCGTCCTGCGAGAAGAGAAACTGCTTTCCGAATCTCCACTGGTAGACCAGGGACGGGTTTCCCGTTCTGAGGGCCTGCTCGTCCACCGGCAGCTTCAGATCCATGAACAGCAGCGGCAGGGCACACAGCTCCTTGATCAGCGGCGGGTGCTGGGGATTGATCTTGACCGATTGAGTGCGGAGGTAGGAATAGCCGGCCGGCAGGTGCGCCACCTCGTCGAAGGTCGCCGACTTGCCGCGCATCAGGAGAACGGGAAAGACGAAGCAGCCCGCCAGAATCAGCGCCAGCAGCAACAGCTCGAAGATGGTCCCGC includes:
- a CDS encoding phospholipid carrier-dependent glycosyltransferase, with translation MPQPSAATSRGTIFELLLLALILAGCFVFPVLLMRGKSATFDEVAHLPAGYSYLRTQSVKINPQHPPLIKELCALPLLFMDLKLPVDEQALRTGNPSLVYQWRFGKQFLFSQDADRILFWGRVPAVLLSLGLGVLIALWSRRLWGIWGALLATALYLLDPTITAHAQLVTTDVGLAFFATLFLFVLRGYLESPSRARLALAGVTLGLALGAKFSAVLLVPMVPVLLVAAALPRREAAPPAKQEAAARGGKRKGNRSPAAAPKVSASIDWPRQVLIPSAVMLVGAFFVVWALYFFAPDPFIYFKGMATVNRDHDPNYFPYLLGETHPGRWNSYLLIAYLVKTPLPELLLLFAAIFLFCARREARAPWLDEAFLILPGLGFFLGYSFTADNLGVRYLIPCYPFFMIFAGRLGSWAGAARVWAKGALAALLLWMAAEYAAIWPDHLSYFNEITGLPARGDLWLDDSNLDWGQGLMQLRDYLRANPKQDFRLCYFGSGDPAYYGIGGRSISVQNLAAPPEPGTYILSAHCVARARAEMSRAYGEGARNWLATTAPKQVIGHVFQIYEIR